Proteins from a genomic interval of Bombus affinis isolate iyBomAffi1 chromosome 14, iyBomAffi1.2, whole genome shotgun sequence:
- the LOC126924049 gene encoding tetraspanin-13, giving the protein MCGGFTCSKNALTALNILYIVVAFILIGVAVYGRASALVTNLPIIGGILACGVILILISILGLIGAVKHHQVLLFFYMLILFLLFLIQFSIACACLAVNTKQQEQLAEQGWKHANELIDKVQETFKCCGFNGTEITYMNNSDPFIESCKLKYCCQYPTNTDCECPSCMQKLQSTIDYAFKLCGSIGLFFSFTEVIAAFLAKRYRNQLYQHSKAIFP; this is encoded by the exons ATGTGTGGTGGTTTTACGTGCTCTAAAAATGCTTTGACGGCTTTAAACATCCTTTATATC GTTGTTGCATTTATTTTAATTGGTGTAGCTGTTTATGGAAGAGCTTCTGCATTAGTCACAAACCTTCCTATAATTGGAGGTATTTTAGCATGTGGTGTTATTTTGATTCTAATTTCTATACTTGGACTGATTGGTGCTGTTAAACATCATCAAGTTCTATTATTCTTT TACATGCTTATTTTATTTCTACTGTTCTTAATCCAATTTAGTATCGCGTGTGCTTGCCTTGCCGTTAATACCAAACAACAAGAACAATTAGCAGAAcaa GGTTGGAAGCACGCAAATGAATTAATAGATAAGGTTCAAGAAACTTTCAAATGCTGTGGTTTCAATGGCACTGAAATCACATATATGAATAATTCAGATCCATTTATTGAATCTTGCAAACTT aaatattgtTGCCAATATCCTACAAATACTGATTGTGAATGCCCATCTTGTATGCAAAAATTACAATCTACGATTGATTATGCCTTTAAATTATGTGGCAGCATAGGATTGTTCTTCAGCTTTACAGAG GTGATTGCAGCTTTCTTGGCAAAACGTTACAGAAATCAACTATATCAACATTCAAAAGCTATTTTTCCTtaa
- the LOC126924036 gene encoding cyclin-dependent kinase 2-like translates to MDNFVKIEKIGEGTYGVVYKAKDKLTGKLVALKKIRLETESEGVPSTAIREISLLRELTHPNIVQLFDVVDGDNHLYLVFEFLQQDLKKLLDSVKGGLDQALVKSYLYQLLKAISFCHLHCILHRDLKPQNLLIDREGHIKLADFGLARTFGVPVRTYTHEIVTLWYRAPEILLGTKLYSNAVDVWSLGCIFAEMATRRALFPGDSEIDQLFRIFRTLGTPDENIWPGVSQLRDYTSMFPRWEPRPLDEVVPSFDSDAKDLLLKLLTYDPNQRITAKKGLSHPYFTGVTLVPPPLPKKT, encoded by the exons ATGGACAACTTCGTCAAGATTGAAAAAATAGGGGAAGGGACCTATGGGGTGGTTTATAAAGCCAAAGATAAGTTAACTGGAAAGCTGGTGGCACTTAAAAAAATTCGTCTTGAGAC GGAAAGCGAGGGTGTCCCATCCACTGCTATTCGGGAAATATCATTATTAAGAGAACTTACACATCcaaatattgttcaattatttgATGTGGTAGATGGTGACAATCATCTTTATCTTGTTTTTGAATTTTTACAACAAGATTTAAAAAAGTTATTAGATTCTGTGAAAGGAGGATTAGATCAAGCTCTCGTCAAG AGTTATTTGTATCAATTATTGAAAGCAATTTCCTTCTGCCATCTTCATTGTATTTTACATAGAGATCTAAAACCACAGAATCTGTTGATAGATCGGGAAGGCCACATAAAATTAGCAGATTTTGGATTAGCCAGAACATTTGGCGTTCCAGTTCGAACATATACTCATGAAATAGTAACCCTTTGGTATCGAGCACCAGAAATACTTTTAGGAACTAAATTGTATTCCAATGCGGTAGATGTTTGGAGTCTAGGTTGTATATTTGCAGAAATG GCAACTAGAAGAGCTTTATTCCCAGGCGATTCAGAAATAGATCAACTTTTCAGGATATTCCGTACGTTAGGTACACCCGATGAGAATATTTGGCCAGGAGTGTCACAGTTACGTGATTACACATCAATGTTTCCAAGGTGGGAACCTCGACCTCTAGACGAAGTTGTACCTTCCTTTGATTCTGATGCCAAAGATTTACTTTTG AAACTTTTGACTTACGACCCTAATCAAAGGATAACAGCGAAAAAAGGATTGAGTCATCCCTATTTTACTGGAGTTACATTAGTTCCACCACCACTGCCAAAGAAAACTTGA